The Drosophila mauritiana strain mau12 chromosome 2R, ASM438214v1, whole genome shotgun sequence genome has a segment encoding these proteins:
- the LOC117137016 gene encoding trithorax group protein osa-like has product MNSHTTFDDGIVSLRNRAPSLTPLNHPKFSGGYANLVSMGPPTTELPQTQMIQDGQGQGQDASGAPENGGSEQISQSESERAESSTANSSFLRIQ; this is encoded by the coding sequence ATGAACTCCCATACAACTTTTGATGACGGCATTGTTTCACTCAGGAATAGGGCACCGTCACTGACCCCTCTtaaccacccaaaattctctgGAGGCTATGCTAACTTGGTCAGCATGGGTCCACCCACCACTGAGCTGCCGCAAACCCAAATGATTCAGGACGGCCAGGGTCAAGGACAGGATGCCAGTGGCGCACCGGAAAACGGTGGATCGGAACAAATATCGCagagcgagagcgagagagcggagagctctacagcaaacagctcttttctacgcattcAGTAA